The Bifidobacterium asteroides genomic interval GAGTGCTGGTCGGACTGGTCATGATCGCCCTAGGCCTCTTCGCCGCCCCCCTGTTCAGCCCAACGCCGGCCATCAGATCGCTGATCACCGTGGGCATGATCGTCCAGGGGGCCTTCATGCCCGTCGCCGGATGGATGTGGGCACTGGACGGGATCCTGATCGGAGCCGGGGACTATCGCTACCTGGCAGCCACCTGCTCCCTGACGGCTGTGATCTACGTGATCGGCCTGCTAGGCATGACTGCTCTGGCCGTGAACTGGACACCCACCTGGCGGATAGCCATGCTCTGGGCCGTGCTCAATGTTCTCTTCATCGGCGTCAGGGCCATCTGCAATGGCCTGAGAACGCGCACCGATGTCTGGATGGGAACAATCGACCAGGCCAGCCAAGCCTGAAGAGCCATAGAAAAAGCAGGACCCCGACTGCCGGACCATAAATCGGTCACAGCGACGGGATCCTGCGAAACTGGTCAGCGGGTAGCTGCCTCAGATGGCGTCGACGCCGGTCTCCCCGGTACGGACCCTGACCACCGAGTCCAGGGTCTGTACCCAGACCTTGCCGTCGCCCACGGTGTTGGTGGCAGCAGCCTGGACGATGGTGTCGACCAGCTCGTCAACACGGCGATCCTCGGTCAGTACCTCCAGGCGCACTTTGGGAACCAGATCCACCTTGACAGTGCTGCCCCGGTAGACCTCCTTATGGCCGCCCTGCCGGCCATAGCCCTGGGCTGTCGAGACGGTCATGCCATGCACGCCGACCTCGGTCAGGGCCTGTTTAATCTGATCCAGCCGCCCGGGCTGAATGATGGCGGTAATGAGTTTCATGCTGCCTTCCTTTCTGATCAGTTCAGAATGGACCCGAAGTCGTAGGCGCTTTCACCCTGATCGCTCTGATCGACGCCGATGACCTCCTGATCCTTGCTGACTCGCCAACCAATGGTCTTTTCCAGCGCAAAGGCGATCACACCGGTTACTGCAGCTGCGTAGATGATCGCAATCAGCGCCACCAGGAACTGAACCAGCAGCTGCCGGAAATTGCCGCCGGCCAGGAAGCCCGTGCCGGTACCAAAGAAG includes:
- a CDS encoding P-II family nitrogen regulator — protein: MKLITAIIQPGRLDQIKQALTEVGVHGMTVSTAQGYGRQGGHKEVYRGSTVKVDLVPKVRLEVLTEDRRVDELVDTIVQAAATNTVGDGKVWVQTLDSVVRVRTGETGVDAI